The genomic region CCTATAAGGTGTGCAAGTATGCCAGCAGATCGTCCAGTTCCTGTTTCGTCAGCTGGTTGCGGAAGGCCGGCATCATCGGGCGTCCCAGCAGGATGATGTCCGTCATCCGCTCGTCGTTCGCGGGCGTGCCGCTGGGAAAGTAAGGCTTGCCGTAGATGCCCTTCAGCGACGGCCCATTCTTGCCTGAGCGCGAGTACGCCGCGTGGCAGGCGAGGCAGCGCAGGTCATAGACGCGCCGGCCGGCCGCCTGCTGCGGCGTCAGGCCCAGCTCCGCGTCGCTCTTGGGCTTCGGCTCCGTGCAACCCACGATGCCGGCGCACACCAGCAAGGCCACCGCCGCGCTGAGGATTTTCTCTCGCATGGGAAACGCACTATTATGGAGAGCGCACGCCCGGTTCGCCAACCCGCATGACGGTCAAGCTCAAGCGCGCTTACGCGAAGCCTTCGGTCTCCGACGGCGTGCGCGTCCTGGTGGACCGGCTCTGGCCCCGCGGCCTGACCAAAGAAAAGGCCCTGATCGACCACTGGCTGCGCGACCTGGCGCCTTCCGACAAGTTGCGCCGCTGGTATCACGCCCGTCCCTCCCAATGGGTGCTCTTCCGCAAGCGCTACCTTGAGGAACTTTGCACGGCGGCCGCCTCGCGCGCGCTGGAGGAATTGTACCGGCTGGCGGGCGCCTCCCGGACCCTCACCCTTGTCTTCTCCTCCCGGAACGAAGAGCACAACAATGCCGTCGTGCTTCGTGACCTGCTGCAAGGGATGCGCAAGCCTCCCTCCAGCTCCGGGCCGGCGCGCGCCGCCGCCAGCGGACGGGTCCGCCGCCGCGCCCGGCGGCCCTGACCATGATCCTGCGCCCGCTCGCCCCGCGCCCGCCAGGTGATCATCCGCTGTCGGCCTGGCAGGCGGTGGAAGCCACCCAGAAGGACCCCGGCGCGGAATGCTGGCTCATCGCCCAGCCCGACCACGCCTCCCTGGCCGGCGACCTGGCGGCGCATCTCGCTCCCCAGCACTTCCCCGGCCTCGACCAGGCGGTGCGGCAGGCCATCGCGCTGCACGACGAAGGCTGGGGCCCCCTCGACGCCGCCGCCTTCGCTGCTCCCCGCCGCCCCGCCTCCTTCATCGACGAGACTCCGCCCACCTTCATTGAGGCCTGGACCGCTTCCATCGACCGCTCCCAGCAGGTCGCGCCCATCGGCGGGGTCATCGTCAGCCAGCACTTCTGCCGCCTGGCCGACTTTCGCCTCAATTCGCGCAAGGACACGCCCGACGACACCCGCCTGCTCCTCGGCTTTCTCACCGCCGAAGACCGTCGCCGCCGCTCCCTGCTGCCGGCATGTTCCGGCCGCGATCCCGGATTCCTGACCGACGTCCTCCAGTTCTGCGACGTCCTCTCGCTCTACCTCTGCTGCGGCGCCGAAGACAGCGTCACCTTCCCGCAACGCTTTACCGGCCGGGAGGTCCGCCTGGAACGCCTGCGCACCCGCGACCAGGCCGCCATCTGCCGCTTCTCCCCTGCCATCCTCGATGGGACCACTGAGCTTGCGGTAGGGGCCCGGCGCTGGCCTGGCCCCGGGCAGTCCCGCCCATTCCTCTTCGTGCTGGAGTAACCTCTCCGCAGGTGACCTTCGGACATACCTCTCCCCAAAGGCATTGCCTGGGCCCGAGAAACCTGCTGAAATACGTGCAATGGCTGATAAGCGCGGCGCCATATCGCACCGGGAACTGCAGCAGTACCTGGCCGCTCTGGCCAACGGTGCAGAGGAGAAGGACACCGTCCGCCAGGCCAACCTGCTGTTCTCGTTCGCGGAACTGAAGTTCCGCATCCGCGGCGGAGGCAGGTGCGCCGTCTGCCGCGCCCACGTCCGCCACGTCCTGCCGGTCGAGGTGGAACGCGAGAACGGCTCCCGCACGGCCTACAACTGCCTCTGCACCCGCTGCCTGGTGGCGGAGAAGGTCTCGGCCACCCGCGTCGTCCTCCGTGTCGGCAACGCCGCCATCGAATACACCCGCCCCTCGCGCATCAACGTCGCTTCCGAAGGCGGCAAGCCCCTCCACCGCGCCGCCGGCGGGAAATAGACAACAAGACTAAAGCACTGTCGTCCCGAGCCAGGACCTTTGTAGGCCGCTCGCCCCCGTGCGGCCCCGGTTGGCGTCCGCAGGACGCCTTGCGCGTAGCGCGCATGCTTTGCCGACGACCGACGACTGACGACCTCCGACCTGCTCTACTTCTTCGCCGAGCCGTCTTCCACTAGCGCCAGCACGATCCGATCGATGAGTTCCTGCGCCCGCTTGGTCTGTAGGGTGTGGTTGTTGCAGAAGACGGTGAACGCCACTCGCTCGCCTCCCACCGTCGTGGCATAGCCGGCCAGAGCGGTGACGTGGGTCAACGTGCCCGTCTTCCCCCTGAGCCGGCCGTCGCCCGCCGTCCCTTTCAGGCGGTCGATGAGCGAGCCATCGGTGCCGGCCACCGGCAGGGTGCCGGCGAAGCTCGGTCCCCAGGGCTGCTTGTCGGCGTATTGCAGCAGTTTGACCACGGCTGCCGGCGTCGCCAGGTTCAGCCGCGACATCCCCGAGCCATCGTAGAGCGCATACTCATCGCGTCCGATCCCCGCCTGGGTCAGGAACCCGCGCTCGACTTCCAGCCCGCTCTCCACCGTGCCCGCCGTCCCTTTTTCCCGGCCCAGCAGGCGCAGCATCAGTTCCGCGTGCAGGTTCTGGCTGACCTTGTTGGTGACCGTCAGGTCCTCCAGCAGCGGCTGAGACTCGTGCAGCCCCAGGACCAGGGGCTGGTGGTTGTTGGTGGGCCGGCCGCCGCCCGACGCGAATGCCGTCACCGACAGGTTTTCCAGGTTGGCCAGTTCCGTGTGCCGGGTACGCGTCTTGCCGTAGACGGTGATGCCGCGCTGCTCCAGCAGGTCCTGGAAGAGCTGGGCGGCGAAATCCGCCGGCTCATCGATCGCCAGGCCCTCGCCGCCGCCGGCATCGTCCGCCGGGATGTTTCCCCACAGCGTCAGCACCCGCGATCCGGGCTGCCGCGTGAACACGAACTTGCGCGGGCCGGTGCCCGTCGGCGTGGTCAGGATCCGGTTGTCGATGGTGTAGTAGTTCGCGAACGGCTCGACGCTGACGAACGCCTTCTCTCCCGGCCGGTCCGCCGGCAGGATGTTCACGAACATCACGTTGTCGTTGATGGTCAGCGCCGACACCGGCGCCCCCAC from Terriglobales bacterium harbors:
- a CDS encoding cytochrome c, whose translation is MREKILSAAVALLVCAGIVGCTEPKPKSDAELGLTPQQAAGRRVYDLRCLACHAAYSRSGKNGPSLKGIYGKPYFPSGTPANDERMTDIILLGRPMMPAFRNQLTKQELDDLLAYLHTL
- a CDS encoding DUF488 family protein; this encodes MTVKLKRAYAKPSVSDGVRVLVDRLWPRGLTKEKALIDHWLRDLAPSDKLRRWYHARPSQWVLFRKRYLEELCTAAASRALEELYRLAGASRTLTLVFSSRNEEHNNAVVLRDLLQGMRKPPSSSGPARAAASGRVRRRARRP
- a CDS encoding DUF3891 family protein yields the protein MILRPLAPRPPGDHPLSAWQAVEATQKDPGAECWLIAQPDHASLAGDLAAHLAPQHFPGLDQAVRQAIALHDEGWGPLDAAAFAAPRRPASFIDETPPTFIEAWTASIDRSQQVAPIGGVIVSQHFCRLADFRLNSRKDTPDDTRLLLGFLTAEDRRRRSLLPACSGRDPGFLTDVLQFCDVLSLYLCCGAEDSVTFPQRFTGREVRLERLRTRDQAAICRFSPAILDGTTELAVGARRWPGPGQSRPFLFVLE
- the dacB gene encoding D-alanyl-D-alanine carboxypeptidase/D-alanyl-D-alanine-endopeptidase, producing the protein MKYSLRIITLLLLCGLASQAAAAPESRLARRIDAILAEPEAARGFWGIQAVSLTTGKVLYEQNADKLFTPASITKLFTTSAALALVGPDYRFKTTVETAGMVDKHGRVTGDLVLVGRGDPNLSGRTLPYSIRTERKLPPASVLADLADQLVQKGVKYIDGDIVGDDSFFASERYGEGWSQEDLVWGVGAPVSALTINDNVMFVNILPADRPGEKAFVSVEPFANYYTIDNRILTTPTGTGPRKFVFTRQPGSRVLTLWGNIPADDAGGGEGLAIDEPADFAAQLFQDLLEQRGITVYGKTRTRHTELANLENLSVTAFASGGGRPTNNHQPLVLGLHESQPLLEDLTVTNKVSQNLHAELMLRLLGREKGTAGTVESGLEVERGFLTQAGIGRDEYALYDGSGMSRLNLATPAAVVKLLQYADKQPWGPSFAGTLPVAGTDGSLIDRLKGTAGDGRLRGKTGTLTHVTALAGYATTVGGERVAFTVFCNNHTLQTKRAQELIDRIVLALVEDGSAKK